From Chryseobacterium sp. IHB B 17019, one genomic window encodes:
- the ftsA gene encoding cell division protein FtsA, producing MENQEYSVGLDIGTTKIVAIVGRRNAHGKIEVLGVGKAKSLGVHKGIVNNISQTINSIKAAVSEAQSSAGVPIRKVTVGIAGKHIRSLQHSDYIMREHPDKFITDDDIEALKDQVKKLVMLPGEEIIHVLPQEYKVDSEGEIQEPVGMHGKRLEANFHVVVGQMGSIRNIARCVREAGLEMEALTLEPLASSEAVLTKEEKEAGVAIVDIGGGTTDIAIFKDNIIRHTCVIPYGGGIITEDIKEGCSIIEKHAEQLKVKFGSAVPELEKDSTYVTIPGLHGRPDKEISLKTLAQIINARVEEILEMVNTELKAYGAFEQKKKLIAGIVLTGGGSNLKHLRQLANYTTGFDSRIGFANEYIANDKNQYLKGPEFATSIGLLMESLKIRDKKQIAEIEEPVQEQAQAQPKADTATSPAETEQQTGTMAEQQILQQETASEQQQKRAAKLTFGQSLMEKVKKFFEEVE from the coding sequence ATGGAAAATCAAGAGTATTCAGTAGGTCTGGACATCGGGACAACGAAGATTGTCGCGATTGTCGGAAGGAGGAATGCACACGGGAAAATAGAAGTTCTCGGTGTTGGTAAGGCCAAAAGTCTTGGGGTTCACAAAGGTATTGTGAATAATATTTCGCAAACCATTAATTCAATCAAAGCTGCTGTGTCTGAAGCACAGTCCAGCGCAGGAGTTCCTATCCGTAAAGTAACGGTGGGGATCGCCGGGAAACACATCCGTTCCCTGCAGCACTCCGATTATATTATGCGTGAACATCCGGATAAATTCATTACAGATGATGACATTGAAGCATTGAAAGATCAGGTCAAGAAGCTGGTCATGCTTCCTGGCGAAGAAATTATCCATGTACTTCCTCAAGAATATAAGGTAGATTCCGAAGGTGAAATTCAGGAGCCTGTAGGAATGCACGGAAAACGTTTAGAAGCTAATTTCCACGTTGTAGTAGGTCAGATGGGAAGCATCCGAAATATCGCAAGATGTGTTCGTGAAGCCGGATTGGAGATGGAAGCCCTTACGCTGGAACCTTTGGCATCTTCGGAAGCCGTTCTTACAAAAGAAGAGAAAGAAGCAGGAGTCGCTATCGTAGACATCGGTGGTGGTACAACGGATATTGCTATTTTTAAAGACAATATCATCCGTCATACCTGCGTAATCCCTTACGGTGGCGGAATTATTACAGAAGATATTAAAGAAGGATGTTCAATTATTGAAAAGCATGCCGAGCAATTAAAGGTTAAGTTCGGTTCTGCGGTTCCTGAATTGGAAAAAGACAGTACGTATGTAACCATTCCAGGGCTTCATGGAAGACCTGATAAAGAAATTTCACTTAAAACTTTAGCACAGATTATCAATGCGAGAGTAGAGGAAATTTTGGAAATGGTAAATACGGAATTAAAAGCTTACGGCGCCTTCGAACAGAAGAAAAAGCTAATCGCAGGAATTGTTTTAACGGGGGGTGGATCAAACCTGAAACACCTTCGTCAGCTGGCCAATTATACAACAGGTTTCGACAGCAGAATCGGTTTTGCTAATGAATATATCGCCAACGACAAAAACCAGTATCTGAAAGGTCCCGAATTTGCAACTTCTATTGGATTATTAATGGAAAGTTTAAAAATCAGGGATAAAAAACAGATTGCTGAAATAGAAGAACCCGTTCAGGAACAAGCCCAGGCACAGCCAAAAGCTGATACTGCAACAAGTCCGGCCGAAACCGAACAACAAACGGGAACTATGGCAGAGCAACAGATTCTGCAGCAGGAAACTGCCAGCGAACAGCAACAAAAAAGAGCGGCTAAACTGACTTTCGGGCAGTCGCTTATGGAAAAAGTAAAAAAATTCTTCGAAGAAGTAGAATAA
- a CDS encoding cell division protein FtsQ/DivIB has protein sequence MKNKYRILKIAITVILLGFLLSFSLKKFSGQKITDNKISVKMNEKTPVYFIDEKDIREIVKKENPSGKVGDLNIPALEKKINALPAVDSANVYLNLNGKLNLDIKQRVPVFRLNKEGRDFYVDEKGTEFPISKTYSHPCMLVTGNVKKDEYEKLAELVGKIDKDDFSKKYFIGISKDKDDYNLLTSDGNYKVEIGDLDNIDFKVKGFKTFVEKYLVYQDPQKYSMVSVKYQNQIVTTLNPYFKENDSILKAGNKELAKVPTPTTVKKNTEAKPKKAEAKKETKKTSSAASKPKVSTKPKAITKPKETKKTEKKPTAAKPKTKAKVKIE, from the coding sequence ATGAAAAATAAATACAGAATATTAAAAATTGCTATCACGGTAATCCTCCTTGGGTTCCTGTTGAGTTTCTCTTTGAAGAAATTCAGCGGCCAGAAGATTACGGATAATAAAATTTCTGTAAAAATGAATGAAAAAACTCCCGTTTATTTTATTGATGAAAAAGACATCCGGGAAATTGTAAAAAAAGAAAATCCTTCAGGGAAAGTCGGAGACTTGAATATTCCGGCTTTGGAGAAAAAAATTAATGCCCTTCCGGCTGTTGACAGCGCGAATGTTTATTTAAACTTAAATGGAAAATTAAACTTAGATATTAAGCAGAGAGTTCCGGTTTTTAGGTTAAATAAAGAAGGAAGAGATTTTTACGTGGACGAAAAAGGAACGGAATTCCCGATTTCAAAAACATATTCACATCCTTGTATGCTCGTAACAGGAAATGTAAAGAAAGATGAATATGAAAAACTCGCTGAACTGGTTGGCAAAATCGACAAAGATGATTTCAGTAAAAAATATTTCATTGGAATATCAAAAGATAAGGATGACTACAATCTTCTTACAAGCGATGGCAATTATAAAGTAGAAATTGGAGACTTAGATAATATTGACTTTAAAGTAAAAGGTTTTAAAACATTTGTAGAAAAATATCTTGTGTATCAGGATCCTCAAAAATACAGCATGGTTTCAGTAAAATATCAGAATCAGATTGTAACAACCCTGAATCCTTATTTTAAAGAAAACGACAGTATTTTGAAGGCAGGAAATAAAGAGTTGGCAAAAGTTCCAACCCCAACAACTGTCAAAAAAAATACCGAAGCAAAACCCAAAAAGGCCGAAGCAAAAAAAGAAACTAAAAAAACAAGCTCAGCGGCATCAAAACCGAAGGTGAGCACAAAACCAAAAGCTATAACCAAGCCTAAGGAAACAAAAAAAACAGAGAAGAAACCAACGGCAGCAAAGCCGAAGACAAAAGCAAAAGTTAAAATAGAATAA
- the murC gene encoding UDP-N-acetylmuramate--L-alanine ligase, whose translation MKVLETYQNFYFVGIGGIGMSALARYFHASGKKVLGYDKTNTKLTTALMNEGIDIVFEDLIDERITSLEKENTLIIYTPAIKKLGILDYLNENQFEVLKRAKVLGLITENTDCIAVAGTHGKTTTSTLVSHLCKEADLPFSCFLGGISENFKSNFLYNGSQYSVVEADEYDRSFLNLSPDWAVITSTDADHLDIYGDKNTIEEGFRQFAALVPNDKQLFVRKGIEIGRPHLTYAVNEVADYYSDNLRMENDKIYFDFHTPTETVKDFIWEIPGIHNVENATVALAILNNLGVDFETLKKAIANFKGIKRRYTKHRYQNGKIYIDDYAHHPTEINAVVSSIRTFYPEKKLLVVFQPHLFSRTRDFADGFAESLNNSDELILLDIYPARELQENFEGITSSWLLDKVTLDKKEVSTLNDAFNKIKEKEFDILLTVGAGNIDTLYDPICEWMEKN comes from the coding sequence ATGAAAGTTTTAGAAACATATCAAAATTTTTACTTCGTTGGAATCGGAGGTATCGGGATGAGTGCTCTGGCGCGCTATTTCCATGCTTCGGGCAAGAAAGTTTTGGGCTACGATAAAACCAACACCAAATTGACGACGGCATTAATGAACGAGGGCATTGATATTGTTTTTGAAGATCTTATCGATGAAAGAATAACTTCTCTTGAAAAGGAAAATACACTGATAATCTATACTCCGGCCATTAAAAAGCTTGGGATTTTAGATTATCTTAATGAAAATCAGTTTGAAGTGCTGAAACGCGCAAAGGTTTTAGGTTTAATTACAGAAAACACAGATTGCATCGCTGTTGCCGGAACCCATGGAAAAACAACGACGTCTACTTTGGTTTCGCATTTGTGCAAAGAAGCAGATTTGCCTTTTTCATGCTTTCTTGGAGGAATTTCTGAGAATTTTAAATCGAATTTTCTATATAACGGCTCACAATATTCAGTGGTTGAGGCAGATGAGTATGACAGAAGTTTCCTAAACCTTTCTCCGGACTGGGCAGTGATAACTTCCACAGATGCAGATCATTTGGATATTTATGGAGATAAAAATACGATTGAAGAAGGTTTCAGACAATTTGCGGCCTTAGTTCCGAATGACAAACAACTTTTTGTAAGAAAAGGAATTGAAATCGGAAGACCTCATCTGACGTATGCCGTGAACGAGGTTGCTGATTATTATTCAGATAACCTTCGAATGGAGAATGACAAAATCTATTTTGATTTTCATACCCCAACTGAAACCGTGAAAGATTTTATCTGGGAAATTCCGGGAATTCACAATGTTGAAAACGCGACGGTTGCGTTGGCTATTTTAAATAATCTGGGAGTCGATTTCGAAACTTTAAAGAAAGCAATTGCCAATTTTAAAGGAATTAAAAGAAGATATACCAAACACAGATATCAAAACGGTAAAATATATATCGACGATTATGCTCACCATCCTACAGAGATTAATGCCGTGGTAAGCTCGATCAGAACTTTTTACCCTGAGAAAAAACTATTGGTTGTTTTTCAGCCGCATTTGTTCAGCAGAACAAGGGATTTTGCAGACGGATTTGCTGAAAGTTTAAACAATTCTGATGAACTGATTTTGCTTGACATTTATCCGGCAAGGGAACTTCAGGAAAATTTTGAAGGAATAACTTCAAGCTGGCTGCTAGATAAAGTAACATTAGATAAAAAAGAAGTATCAACATTAAATGATGCTTTTAATAAAATAAAAGAAAAAGAATTTGATATTCTTCTCACAGTGGGCGCAGGAAATATTGATACGCTGTATGATCCTATTTGTGAATGGATGGAGAAAAATTAG
- the murG gene encoding undecaprenyldiphospho-muramoylpentapeptide beta-N-acetylglucosaminyltransferase, whose protein sequence is MNNQSVNSQKPKAIRVLLSGGGTGGHIFPAIAIADEIKKRFPDAEFLFIGANGKMEMEKVPQAGYKIEGIDIAGIDRGNMLSNLGLPFKILKSLSKSKRIIKKFAPDFAVGTGGFASGPALYEASKLGIPIFIQEQNAHAGVTNKILSKKAKAVFTAYPKVDGFPAEKILFLGNPIRENIISGMQETASAKEKMGLDKDKLTILSVGGSLGSRTLNNGWKENLENLKEKGYQLIWQTGKLDYAEIVGSQKLEAGSENSEAKKTSDTQLPSSIQIKEFIKDMETAYSAADVIVSRAGAIAISELAVAQKPVLLVPFPFAAEDHQTKNAMNLVEKNAARMVKDSEMHEKFWNTLSEICENESVRKEMSENLKYFAKPNAAKEIVDEIFKKI, encoded by the coding sequence ATGAACAATCAATCAGTCAATAGCCAAAAGCCAAAAGCCATCCGCGTTTTATTATCCGGCGGCGGAACGGGAGGACACATCTTCCCAGCCATCGCTATTGCTGATGAAATCAAGAAAAGATTTCCTGATGCTGAGTTTTTGTTCATTGGAGCCAACGGAAAAATGGAGATGGAAAAAGTTCCGCAGGCAGGTTATAAGATTGAAGGAATTGATATTGCCGGAATCGACAGAGGAAATATGTTGTCGAATTTAGGTTTGCCTTTTAAGATTTTAAAAAGCTTATCTAAATCAAAAAGAATTATTAAAAAATTCGCTCCGGACTTTGCAGTGGGAACAGGAGGTTTTGCCAGTGGGCCGGCTTTGTATGAAGCAAGCAAACTGGGAATTCCAATTTTTATTCAGGAACAAAATGCCCATGCAGGGGTAACGAATAAAATTTTAAGTAAAAAAGCAAAAGCTGTGTTTACGGCATACCCGAAAGTGGATGGTTTTCCGGCTGAAAAAATACTGTTTCTAGGTAATCCAATTCGTGAGAATATCATTTCAGGAATGCAGGAAACAGCTTCGGCAAAAGAAAAAATGGGACTGGATAAAGACAAACTGACGATTTTATCTGTCGGTGGATCTTTAGGTTCAAGAACATTAAACAACGGCTGGAAAGAAAACCTTGAGAACCTTAAAGAAAAAGGTTATCAATTGATCTGGCAAACCGGAAAGTTGGATTATGCAGAAATTGTTGGAAGCCAGAAGCTGGAAGCTGGAAGTGAAAATAGCGAAGCTAAAAAAACTTCCGACACCCAACTTCCATCTTCCATCCAAATAAAAGAATTCATCAAAGATATGGAAACCGCATATTCTGCGGCAGATGTAATTGTTTCCAGAGCAGGTGCGATTGCCATTTCAGAGTTGGCGGTAGCGCAGAAGCCAGTATTGTTGGTGCCTTTCCCTTTCGCAGCGGAAGACCATCAAACAAAAAATGCCATGAATCTGGTTGAAAAAAATGCAGCCAGAATGGTAAAAGACTCTGAAATGCATGAAAAATTCTGGAATACCCTTTCAGAAATCTGCGAAAATGAAAGTGTAAGAAAAGAAATGTCTGAAAATCTGAAATATTTTGCCAAGCCTAATGCCGCAAAAGAGATTGTAGACGAGATTTTTAAGAAAATATAA